Sequence from the Thermocladium sp. ECH_B genome:
GATTCAACTATTTTAGCAGGGATTCCCTTTAGCTTTACAGAAAGGGGATTAAGGGGCGGGAACCCCCAACCCTTTAGGGCGGGGAGGAGGTCAGATATTTATTATTGATATTTTCAGTGAAGTGGGTCCTTGCTTCTCAATATTTCCTGTATTGAGTCGGGGTTAGATTTAAAAACTAATCTGGGAACCGTTTAACGGGCATAAGCAGAGATGTCCCAACAAGAAACGTACATGGAACCGAGAAATACAATCAATGAAGGCGTAATAGGGTGGCATGTGTTCGGCGAGATTTGGGGAGTAGACCCTAATGCATTGCAAGACGAAAAATACTTGCGATCCCTTGTAATAGAAGCAGCAAATGTAGCAAACATGCATCTCGCCGAGGTTAGATCATGGCGATTCGGAGGCGGGGATAAAGGCGGAGNTTCGGTTATTGCTCTGGTTCTTGAGAGCCACATAGCTATCCACACGTGGCCCGACCACTCCTATGCAACAATTGATGTATATACATGCGGCGGTCACTCCCTTCCATGGAAGGCATTCGATTACTTGATAGGTCGATTAAG
This genomic interval carries:
- a CDS encoding S-adenosylmethionine decarboxylase proenzyme (Decarboxylation of S-adenosylmethionine provides the aminopropyl moiety required for spermidine biosynthesis from putrescine) — translated: MEPRNTINEGVIGWHVFGEIWGVDPNALQDEKYLRSLVIEAANVANMHLAEVRSWRFGGGDKGGXSVIALVLESHIAIHTWPDHSYATIDVYTCGGHSLPWKAFDYLIGRLRPERFTKTIINRSSE